The DNA segment AATGAGTATATCTGCCGGCTCGTGCGTGATTATATCTTTTGCAAGTACGGACATGTTTCGGACAGGGCTGGTGAGCATCGGTGCGTCGTCTTTGTGCATGACGACCAGGATATCGGGGTACTTCTGGCGCAGATCATCAATGCCCTTGGTGTGGTCCGCGTGGCCGTGCGTCAGCAGGATAGCCAGAGGATTCAGCCTTTTCGCTGCAAGCATGTTCATTAGCGGTCCAGCGTCAAGCCCGGTGTCCACTACAACACAATCCTTCGATTCCGCTGAAGCACGCAATATGTAGCTATTCGTTTCAAAAACGCCGAGTACAACTTGTTCGATCAGCACTGGATTCTCTCCTTAAAAACTAACAGACCCGAGAGTTTACCAGCAGCCGAGCATAGGGTCTAGCTAAAAAATCAAGCTGCACCGAATGCCCGACGCCCATAGCAATACCAATGGCTTATAAGCTGTCAAATCAGGAGTTTCAGTGAAAGAAAAGGAGTACGGCCGTGTGCCATACTCCCTGGAAATACTGCGTGAAGACTACCTCAGTCAAGAGGTCTTAGCCATATATTACGGTACTTCACCTGATCACTATGATCCTGCAGCCGGATTGGCATCTTTTCAGCATGCGGCTTGTAGTAGGGTCTCTTTTTCCAAAGCGTCATACCTTTGATAACCCAGTGATCCTGGATTAGCACGCCATTGTGGAAAACCGTTACCGTAGCGGGTTGGGTAACTTTACCATCCTCGAATTCTGGAGCGTGGAAAACGATGTCATAGGTCTGCCATTGGCCGGGTTTGCGGCAGACGTTGACTGCCGGCGGGCTCTGCCCATAGACGGCTCCCGCTGTACCGTCGGCGTAAGTTGGGTTGTTGTAACAGTCCAGAATCTGGATCTCGTAGTTATTGGCCAGGAAAACACCGCTGTTTCCCTTGCCCTGACCGCCGTTTTTGTCATTTTCTGGACTTGCCCACTCTAGATGCAGTTGATAGTCACCGAATTTGTCTTTCGTGATTATATCGCCGGCACCTGGTTTGACTTGCATATAGCCGTCTTTGACGGTCCATTTCGCCGGTCCGCCGCCCTTGACTGAGCTCCATTTGGACAGATTCTCGCCATCGAAAAGAATTATCGCATCCCCCGGCGCCTCACCCGCGCTTTCCTGTGTGCTGCAGCTCGCCGGCTTGACAGTGTCCGGCAAGGGCCTGTCAGGGTCATGTACCTTCCATTTCGATTGAGTTAGAGTCAATCCTGTGCATCCAGCCACCACAAAAAGCACCATTAAAACCGACCTGAAGCACCATCTCATAATTCTCTCCTTATTCTGAAATTACTTGAACCCACTTGCACCGCTACCGTAAAATTCGAGGCGACATTTCGCCTATTGGGTTATATCGCTTTCAAGATAACGCTTCAACCAAATTTCGTAAAAGAAAGAATTTGAGAAAAAAATACAAAATAGCTATTTTTATGATGCGTACACTTGGCGAAAAGTGGTATAATTCTCAGAGATTGGATAGCGGGTCACATTCTTAGCTCTCGAGAGTGCCTTGCTAGAATACTGATTGAGAGCAAAGTAGTATGGCACATCTTGTGCCGAAGGAGAATCACAATGAATGAAGGTACAGTAAAATGGTTCAGTGACCAAAAGGGTTATGGATTCATCACTCCAGATGATGGCAGCGATGATTTGTTCGTCCATTACTCAGAAGTTCAGATGGACGGCTTTTCCACCCTCAAGGAGAACCAGAAAGTCACTTTCGAGGTTGGCCAGGGACGAAAGGGCTTGTGTGCTAAGAATGTATCACCTGCCTAATAAGCCATGAACGAGAAAGAGCTCTCCAGAGATGGAGAGCTCTTTTTTTATGCGCTGATCGGACCTGAAAGATCAATCGTCAAAGTCATCGAGACCCAAATCTCCCAGATCTTCTGGAAAATCGTCATCCATTCCGCCGAATTCGTCCTCGTCAAAGCTGTCATCCCCGAAATCTATCTCGGCATATCTTTCATCCAGCTCATCTTCGTCAAACTCGTCTTCAGACTCGTACCCTTCATCGAGATCATCTCCTGATTCAGGGTTTGTGCCGGCGCCTTCGCTAAGAATCTTTTCGCTGCGTTCTGCGATCTCTTCGAGTTCTTCGTCCGAGTCCAAATTTTCTTCATCCAGGTATTCGTCACCGGCATCATAAACCGAACTGTATTTTTTGCTGCACATACCAGAAGCTCCCCGCGATACTGACGTGCCGTTTGCACGTGCAATGAACTAATCTCTCGTTACACTACGCGCATTGAACTTACCGTAATTGACTACTATGTCAAGTTCATTTCATAATCACTTTCATGCTTTTTGACAATTAAACCGAAACCCTATTCTCCGCCGGCATTTAGCCGTTTTTAATTTCGGCAACAAGCTTTCGAGTCTGCCTGGACTGGTGGCGATGGGCTTTCTTAAATTCCGCAGACATTTGGGAATCCTGAGCCTTGAACGCTTCATTGCCTTCAATTATCTCTTTGAGCGCATTCGCCTTGTTCCTTGCCTGGGCAAAAAAGGAAGCGGCCCTAACTCCCCATACCCCACCAGCCAGGCCGGCAATGCCAATTCCTATCTCCAGAATGCCGTCAGCAAAACCCCATGGATCGAGACGCCGGCTCGAATCATTCACAGCCTGTTCCGCCAATCGCTGTGTATTCTCTCCAAGTAAATCATCCAGACTGTTGACCACGGGGTATTCCGCGGGCATTCCATAGTCCGCTACAAAAGCCCTGCTTTGTGAATGAGCCATTTCCGTCAGGCCGCAAAGCTCCTCAGACACCCCTTCCAGTTTGGCAGTTTCCGCAGCCTGAGCAACCGTAAGCTCGTGTAATGCCGCATTCTGCTTCATCTTTTCAGTTGCCGCCAACCTGAGATTATCGCAGCCGCCCATAAAAATAACCATTACCAAAAACAACAGACACATTCTCATACCAATCCTCCTCTCAATAATTCTCAATCAAACTAAATTTATCTATCTTCCTCAACAGATCTCAGCCTGTAGTCAAGCGCGATGCTTTGCTCATTGAGATGCTGCACTCTCTCGTGAAACTGCTCACTCTTTTGAAGGAGTCGCGAAACATCTCGTTGAAGTACTTCGAGCTGATTCTGAATGTTGGTCCAACTTCCAATTATCAAGGACGCAAGACACAACAACTGCAGCAGAAAAGACAAATTCACCTGCCTGTTCATTGTCCATCTTTCACTACTCATCCAACCTCCCTTTTGCCTAAAACTGCAAGCTTCGTAATTTGATCGATCAGGTCATATCGGACACGCTCCACAGCATAGACAATTTCATCGTCCATTGTTAACAGATTGGAAGTACTGCCCGAAAACAAAACCCTATCACCCGGCTCGATCCCGGGTATAATATGGGGCGATTCGATCTCTAGCGAATTCTGCTCAACTGAACGTCCCAGGCATTTCTCTCGCGCATATTGCTGGATCGCACAGGTGTCATCGACTTCGTCAGCCTCGGACCCTTCAAGCACACTCAGATGGCTCACCTTCCTGAAACGGAAATCCTGTTCGCACCATTCCACATGATCATCTATTCGTACAAGGCCACCCACCGGACCGTCCGCGTATGAGCCTGTCAGTCTCTCATCGCTTTCAACACTGGCAGTCATTCGAAACCTCAAGGCTCCCGACTGCTCGGCCTGCCAGAATTGCGTTCCAAGCGTCTCCCCGCTGAGCCACACTCCGCATTCGTCACTCAGGATTTCATAAGGTTCCAGATACTGCTGCCAGTTCAACCCAGCGTCATAAGACACTTCGAGTAAATAGCCCGTTGAATCTGAGCCAGGCAATTTGCTCACTGTCTCCAGGAACCTTCGACTTTTCGGCAAAACTGTTTCTATACCGAATAAACGCGAAAAACTGTAAGCCTCGCCCTGCTTATAAGGTTCGCCGCTATACATACCAGACTCGTTCAAGCACCACTTCCGATAGACATTGCTAAACTGCTCAAAGTCTGAATGCGTTGTCGAATAGACCTCATTCGTATGTGATTCTTTTGCAGGATCCCATCCACGTATAAGATCAAACGTTGCTTCGAATCTTTTGCGCTCGCCGTACACCGCCTGGCAATGCGTCACCGGCCTGTCACAGCCAGACTTTTCGATCTTTAGTATATTGCTTTTTGAAAGATCAATTGAAGCACCGGGATTTTGTAGATTGAGCGAATACCTCCGACACGCTTTATCTTTGTAAAAGACAATACCTGACGCTGGACCATCACTGTCCAGTCGCGAAACAAACCTGAACCGCACACCTGCCTTTTCGCACAAAATCAGCAGACTCTCTGCAACAGAACGGCCGCCCACCTCCAGATCAATAAATGTCCTGCCCTTAAAAACTTCCTCAAGCTCGGCCAACATGGGCAACTGAAGTTCACCCGGGACAAGGTACTCACTGAGTATATAGTGAATTGCCTGAGCACAGCTCCACTGGCTGGCTGAAGACTCGTCGCAGTCAAAAACATAATATTGATAGCCGCCATGCTCTACTATTTCATTCGACCGATTGCCTACACCGGCCCTGTTGAATACAACGGGTTCGTCGTAAACGAATGTAGTTTTACCATCCAACAGCTTGACCCGTCTGCCGCAAACCATCAATTGCTCAAGCACCGCAGACATATCACGGGCATTTATCTGAAGGGCAAACTCTCTGTCACTGATATGCCGATCTATACTTACGATCACCCCTTCGAAAATACTGAAAAGCTCAGATGAGTCATAACCCAGCCCGCCATTGTAACATCTGCAAATCGAAAGCCTTTGGCCTTTATAAAGCAACCCCTCTTCAATTGCCAATGCATCAGTGAATGACACGACAGCACTACTGAAGTCTGGACTGGACTGCTTGTCTATCTCCAACACAGTCAAATTATCATTCAACTGACCATCGATAAAAACTGCCAGCGCTGTCGGCTGCAGCAGAACCGAATGTTCGTTCGCCATCGTAAAATCTATTTTATTATCCATCTCATCCTCCGGTTACGAATTAAGACGATTCAGCAGTTATCCCATAAATCTCTGTTTGCATCGTTTTTGCTTTCTGAATACTCACATCTCGCCGATACAAGATCGCCCCTTCGTCATTGACAAGAATAAGCTGCAGCTCACTTGTCTGTTCATCCGGCAGGACGATTCTGAAACTATGAACACCCGAACGACCAAGTTCCTCTTCAGCTATCTTATTCTCTTCAGTTGCCGAACCGTCATAAACATAGAACCTGGCCGTAACATTTTCAGACGAAATATACAGGATCTGTAGTTGGATATTCGCAGAACTCTCTCTAACCGCAGTAATATCCAGAACCCCATGTGCAGGCACGTTCACCCATTTTCCATTTTCATCCGCAATAAGACAAATGCACCCATCGAGCCCGGCCTCCTCCTGACCACAGAAATTGATTCGCCGTACATATGCATAGATCATATTACCGACAGCCTCGGGACGTATCTCAGATAGCACAAACTCCTCTGCATTTGAATTGAATACCCGCCCAAGTTTCTCATCTTCAAAACGAGCATCCCTCATACACAGAATGACACAACCTTGCGGCCTCGCCCAGAAATCCCCGCCCGTAAGACCCATTGCCAACTTAATGCCGGCCAAAGAGTCTCCTTCAAACAAACTGTCAAAAAACTTCCTGTCCATCATCTCACACAACTTCCGGCAAGCGTTCAACTTGACTTTCACCTTCAACGATTTTGAGCATCAGCATGCCCTCACCGTCCAGGTTCTTCAATACCATATCACCGTTCAGCTTGTCTTGGCTCATCCTGCATACCAATCGGTTCAGAGCGTAATAATCCAAACGAGCTTCGACAGGTATATATCGCTCTTCCAAACAAAGACCGAGCGAACCACCTGCGTCAGCATCTATTACACCAACCAGATCACCCTCATCAAACGGAGCGGTCCCATACGCCACATTGAATTTGTACCACCCTCCGCCGATCTCTTCGATCATTGGCTGACTACCTGATTTGTCAACACCTCCGACCGTCATCAAATTTAAAAAACTCATTCCAGCCGCTGCACCTTCTAAGGGCTCACCCGCTCTTGAAACATAGAACGGCAGTTCGATCATTGCATTGGCCATGTCTCACCTCCTATTTCACTATTGACATTCTGCCCAGATTCACCGGCCTGGACCTCACGATTGATTTATAACCCTGCTTGAAAGCACCCATTTCATAGGGCACCTTGACATCTCTGTTCTGGGCGACTACCCCAAGCAGATTCGGATCAGTCTGCACATAGCTGTCCGGAACACAGGGCAGCACAACTTCCGGATTCGCGCTGATCGCATAGCCGCTGTTGAACAGACAACTGTTTTCGCTCTTGAGTAAGGTCCCTCGACTCGTTTCTTCGGGCCACCAGTAAACGCACAAAGCATCGACGATGATATTACCTTCCTCTATAACTTTGCAATCTCGCCACATATCCACGACGCACGTACTAGCACCCAAGATTGTATTATCCCTGATGTAGACAATGTCCGCAGGCCCGAATATATTTATGACCCTGCTCGCGTCGGTAACAATGTTTCTTTCAAACAAAACCGTTCCCATTGGTCTCAATGCATTGTAACCATCACGAACCCGAATCAAGCATCCGCGAACTTCGTTCACTGATTCAGCCTGTTGATTATTGATCATGTTCTTACTGATAGCGGCAAAATAGCAACTCTCAAAACGCATGGTCGAAAACAATGGCCCGCCCCCGCTCACCCTCGCTGCACCGGTGAATGCACAACCTTTCGCTCTGACGCCGCCCACGGTGCTGCTGGTTAAAAAGTGCCCTTCGCCAATTGAATCCATATTCGTAAAATGAAGATTTCTAAAGCCAACGATCTGCTCACCCGCCACATCAAAGATGTCTGTTGTATTCCCCCAGCCGTCAATCACCGGCAAATCACCAACATGCAGCTCGGCCGGTGTAACAGTTGCATAACCAATACTCGACTGCAGCGGGCCCTTTACAACCGGAAAGTACATACTTTCATAACCGTCCGCATCTCCCCGCCAATACCAGCCGTCACTCGACTGCAAACCGATTCCTGTTTCAGGCGTCAATCGCCAGATGTAATATCCACCGACATAACCTTCATGCCACAGAGCCCAGTTACGATCGATTTCGTCGGGGCATAAAAATTGAGAACGACTTCGATACACTCGCTGGCCATTATAGTAACCCGGCCCTTTGGCATCTCCTCCGTCAAATGATTCATACCAGTCGTATATACCCCTCGGACCGTCCATCTTATAGACTTCACAACTGCTCAAAACCACATCACACGCAGATGCATTTTCTACAATGACCTCTTGGACATCCTCGCAATAAACTACTGTCGTACCGCTCGAAGATATGATCCCTGACACATCTTCGATTGAACCGTCCAGATGTCTTACCTTGAGCCGTATTTTGCCGCTGCTGATCGATGTTTGTAATTCTATTTTGAACTTGCCGATGTCACTGACTGTATGGCTCAGCGAAATATACCCACCATCACTGAGCATCCTCGCGCCATACGGATCCTCGGTTACCTGGTTAGAACCTACCTCACCCGAAACTATCCAGTCGACCGGGTCATCACTCAACCACTGGTCCAGCTCTGAATTATTGATCAGATTACCACCTTCGCTCAAAAAACCGCTGACAACCATAGCGTCCGGCAGTGACACCGCAGCGGCACCTTCAAGCATACTCAAACCGTCCAGGTCACCTTTCTCCGTGACCAGATCGAAGCTTTCACGATAACCGATCAGCTCAGCTATCTCATTCCTGTCAGCATTCCCTCCCGTCAAGGTGCATAAAAGTCCGCCAAGATCAACCGGATCATAAAAACCAGCCTTAACCACGCCCTTACATTTCACCACTCCAGGATCATGAACCACCGTAGGAGTACCAGCCGGACTCATACCGCTTTCATAAACTGTCAACTCCCATTCGCTGTAGGGAGCAATGACAACTAACGTAATTAAACCAATACCATACGGCCCGCCCGATACGCTAACAAATTCCAACCCGGCAATATTATCACACCATCCGCGAAGCTTAGTCTCTATCCCAGCCGGATCATCGTCCCATGCTATCAATTCACTGTTAACTCCGTCACCGGTGACATACCAGTATCCGCTCCCGGGAACATCCCCGGACCGACTGATCTCAATCACCATTTTGCATCTGCCCATACTCGCAAGCAATGTCTTCAGATCAAATGGATTCGTCTCGCTCCCCTCGCCATTCGGTGAACCGTCTTTGCTCGCAAAATAGCATCTATGATCCCAAAGTCCCATTACACTTCCTCCTCTACACCGGCAAGATTGATCGTCACCACCTGTCCGTCAACCCCGTAGACAGCATCCGGATAATTCTCACGGAACCACGCTCTGCTCCCGCCTTCCAGTTGATTCGAAACATCGGCAATGGGCTGCATACTTCGACGCACCCCATCCGCGCTTACAGCATGCCGCTTGATGCACTCCGAATCAGCCATCGAAACAGACCCCCTCTCGAACAACTGCCCAAGCTCTTCCAGGCTCATGACCGCAACATCCCCAGCCGACAGTTCTCCCCGTATAACTTTTTGCCTGACATGTCTGACCATTTCATTTCTGTACATTTTTTTCAGCCCCTGAGAATCCGTATTTTCTATGACCGACCATCAGCCGACACGAACAAAATCAATATCACGCTTCTTCCATCCAGACGCCCCGCTTACTGATCGTCACCCAGTCACCGTTTGCATCCGCCATAAGCTCGATGCACTCTCCCAACGTACTTGCATACTTACTCTTACCCGCTGTCTGTCCGCAGTCATCCAGGATTGCCGCCGCACCCGGATCCACATAGAGTACCTGCGATGCCTGCACCGCAAATCCAAACCGTGTGCCGGCCGCAGCACCTGCAGGCAGCGTCAAAGTGACCGGCCCAGTCGCTCCGCTGTTCGTATGAACACTGCCGCTATCATCCGCCGTCAGCAGATCATTCACAGTGTGTCCTTCGATAGTACCCACACCGCTGCTCGCCGAATTCATAGCAGGCACACTTATGCTGTGGTGATCCCTCGCATCAGTGATCTCGACGACCTCCCCGCCCGACGTCCTGACCACTGCGAGCCTCACATGCACCTCCTGCGACATATCGGGAAATGCCGCATATTCATCCACCACCAACTGTCCCGCCGAATCAAGATATACGAATATGCTCGCCTGCTCATCCGCCAGAGCATTACCTACCGAACCGCCGTATTCGATCAGACTCGTCCCTGACCAGTACTTGCCGGGCTTAACCCCGATCTCCAGACCGCCCTCCGCAAACACTCGCAGATCGTTCGCACGCTTGGTCGCAAGAAGCAATCTGTAAAGCAGCTTACGGAAGTGCAGGTAATACGGCGCAGCCCCCGTCGGAATGTACTCAACACCCGTATCCTCATCAGACATCAGATTCAAAAGTTCATTATCACTCGGATAAACCTCAGACATATCTCCATCTCCTCAATTCAATTTTCAACCTATAGCTATTTTCAGCGATCCGTCATCGGACTGCTCAATCAGCCTAATCTTTTTCACTCCCCGGCACTTTCGTATGATCGTAATCTCATCGCTTGTCATTCTGCATACCTCGCCGCCCCATACATCGAGAAACTTCACACCGAACCGATATTTACCCGTCCCGAGCTCGTCGCTCACCCATCTAAACTCTTCCGCATCGAGCCCGAACTCACCTTCTCCAAAACAACCCCTCCCGAATCCGCAAGCGTTACCCGCATCGAAACCAAAACCGCCGCTGCCGAATCCGTCCAGCCCAAAACCAGCCTTCTCCCAGGGACCTCGCCAGATCGGGCCTTCATCAAATGGCTGCGAATCAAAATCCACCACCTCATCATCGACAGCCATATAAACTTCATAACGTCCCTCATAAGGCAGCCCATGCAGTTTCACCCACCTCAACTCGACTCGTCCGTTCAATGAACCCGGCTCATCACAGACATCGAACTGCTTCCACCCTTCTCCCGGATCAACCGCCACGACTTCGATCCGCACCGGCCCTTCAAAACAGACAGGCAGCCCCACAACCATCTGCCGTACCCCGCAGTCAGAGCTAACCCCCGCAAGCTCGCCGTTCACATAGACCTGGTGCAATTTATCTCCGTGCTGAGACTGCCACTTAACAAGAGCAGCATATGGCACCTCTCTCCCCGCTCCGTTCTCACCGTATCCGCTCGCGATCCCGAACGCCCTGACCCTGTCTATTCCGTCTTTATAAAACATGTCAACGCACCTGAACAAAGCTGATCTCGACCTGACAACTCACACCGCTGCCGCCAACCACAGGATCACCAACCTTAAAATCTTCCAGCAGCACATCCTCATAAACCGTCCCGCCCTGTATCGCTATCTCATGAACCCCACCATCATCCATTGCCCGTAGTATTCCCAGGCTGTTCTTCAGCTTCGCCCTTGACGGCTCCTTCAACTTTACCACCACACCGATATCACGTCTGCGCCTGCCGAGATGCTGCACTGCAGAACCATTCAGACCAGCCGCTTTTCTTTCAGCGTAATCCCTCTGCCATGCCCCCACATCAACACGCATCAAATGACACGTAAACCTGCTGTCAAAAGTAATCTTGTCCATCACCCCGCATCCTCTCTGAATTCATGCACACCACATCTAAGCTGGAAACTATTAAAGCGGCTTCTGATCTCATCCTCTTCGCAGCCGAAAACCCCCGCCGCTGATCTCAGCTTCCCCTACACCATCGCCATCCGAATCCAGCTCGATCCGACACGCCTCCCTCGCTCGTTCAAACTTTCGCTGATAAAATAGACTCTTTTCCCAGTGCCCGCTCGCATCGCCCGCTTGCCTGCCAAGCGTCGCATAGATCCCCGCAAGTACTGCGAATACACAAGCCCTCCGCAGGTCACCGGTATCGATCACGTCCGCAAGACCATATTCGCTTGAACTGTCACCAGGCCCCAGTCCAAAATATTTCGTCAATTCAAATGTGACATCTCGTATCTGAGCTGCATAACTAACAATACTGTACCGCACTTCACTGCCCACAACATCACATATTGCCCCATTCTCATCGTCGGCCCTTATCACCGAGATCATCAGCTCCTCCGCTCCAGCGACTTCCACGATCTCGAACACACCGTCGATTCCTTCCTCAGCAGAATACAGATGCACCACCTGCCCCGCTTCAACACCTCCGCTAACAAAATCTGCACCTGCAACCGTAAAACTCGTACCAGCAATGACCCCGCCTTCACCGCCGCATATCGTCTGGCTCACAATACCGCAGTCGCCAAACAAAACCGGCTCATACCGAACCAAGTCAGCATCTCTGCAAATCATCTCCATAGCACACCTCCTCGCAAAAACCTTTCATCAAGCCACCGCCGTGAAAACCATAGAAGCAGTACAACTCATACTCGCCGCCCTGCTCCTATGGCTTGCACGGTTTCCCATGCAAAACCACCGGCCGCTTAAGCCATCCTCCTCAGCCGGACTCCTCCTCGCGTTGCTCCTCCTAACTCGTGCTCAGACCACGAATCAGACCGTGCGCCGCTTCATTCTTCAGCTCCAGCGTATACTCACCGATCAGCTCGCCGCACTCATAGTCACCGCTGCTCGACAAAGGCTTAAAGTGAAAACTCCTGCCCGCCATCGGCAGCACACTGATCCTCGAAGAATCCAGCAGCAGCACACTGTCCATCGGCATCCACCGCGTGGTCACCACCTTGCACACACCGAAGTCGCTCTCGTACATGCTGACCATATCGCGGAACACTGTATCGCTCGCAGCATACTCACGCATACCGCTCAGCATCCCGTTGATCTTCCGCTTCTGGAACCCGCCGCAAACGATCAGATCGACATTGCCGTTGCTGTTCTCCCAGATGCTGCGAAGAATGTAATTGATCTTCTCCTCATCCAGATCCGTACCAGCAGGCAAACCCGCATCGCCCGCCGCAAACACGTTCGTCTCGAGACTCTGAAAAATACCCCGCATCGTCCTGCGAACAGAATTATTGCCCTGAGCATTCGCAACCGGACTGCCGCCGTTGATCACCGTATTCTCCAGATCACGAATAAGCTCACGCAGCCGCTCCTGCTTCTGGTAGTCCATCTCGTCACTGAGCCCGAGCTGACTCGCCGCAAGATCGGTCCCGCTCACTTCAACACCCGCCGTAAATATCTGTGTGAAGTTGCCGCACCGCTTGCGATTGGTAAACCGAACCGCAGGCTTGTCGTCGCCCTCAAGCGCCGCATTACCCAGAATATTGACCACCTGACCGTCCGCTACCGCCTCAGGCGTCGTCCCCGCATACCCTCGAACCACACTCAGCGTATTCCCGCTCACATCCGTCACCAGAATCAGCTCACCAGAACCTTCGATCTGTATCTGGTCGCCCACACGGAACCGAGTCCCGTTCATCACATCGAACGCCGTCTCGCCCGTCGGGTCACTGATCGCCGCATCGTTCACCGAATCCTTGTTCGGCAGCAGCTCATCCTCCAGCCACTCATGATGCGGACTCGTCGCCGCCCTCAGCGGATCGCCCAATGCATCCAGCACCGGTGTCTCATACGGAGACACTATCCCGATCAGATCCGATACATCTTCCGCTATCTCCGGCAGAGTCGTCCCCGCCGAATATGTTGCCTTACCTGTAAACGCCATAATTCAAAACCTCCTCAAATCTCATTCGTAAATACTACATCAACCCGCCGCTGCTGCACCGGGCCCCGGCCCCTGCCGACACCTAAACGAACTTTCGCCTCTCTCGCAGGTACTCCTGCACATCCGATCTCCGCCCGCTCTTCACCGCTCTCTTCGCAAGGTTCTCAAGATTCCCCCTACCGCCTCCTGCCTTCTCACGCACACCTGCAGTCTTCTCCACACCACCTACCCCGCCGAAAAGATAACTCTTCTCACGCCGCATACTCTCGACCACACTCTCCACATCACCGCTCTCATCCTCAGCCAGCTTGCTCTTCGCCATCAACACAGCCGCCTCCAGATCGATCGCCCCTGCCGCACTCAGCTTCCGCGAAAGTTCATGATCGCACTTGATCTCCGCCAGATCTTGTTCAACCTTCGTCTTATTCGCAACCATCTCCCGCAGCTTCGCATCCAGCTCCGCCCTTTCCTGCTCCGCCGCCTGGGCCCGCTTGCGATACTTGATCGCCTCACTCACCGGCACCAGCTTATCATCTTCCTGAGCCTTCCCAGCCTCATCCTCTCTGTTCAACTCATCTGCCTTGCTCATATTTAGCTCCTGCAATTTCCAATATCACAAAATATCTTTCGACATCATCACCAACCACCAAACCTACTCGTATCCAAGCTCCCTGAACACCTGCTCCCGCGGCACACCCAGTTCCAGCTTCGCCTTCGCCTCGTTTATCTTCTCCCCTACATCCACCGGCAGCGGCTCAGGGAAAGTTATCTCAAATTCTCTCTCCTCCCGCGAAGTCTTGTAAACCCCCAGAATATCCAGCGTGCCCAGCACTTTCCTCGCGATCTCCTTCAGGCCCTCACCGTACGTAAACTGCTTCCGCTCCGTCTTCG comes from the Anaerohalosphaera lusitana genome and includes:
- a CDS encoding MBL fold metallo-hydrolase, whose amino-acid sequence is MLIEQVVLGVFETNSYILRASAESKDCVVVDTGLDAGPLMNMLAAKRLNPLAILLTHGHADHTKGIDDLRQKYPDILVVMHKDDAPMLTSPVRNMSVLAKDIITHEPADILIKQEGPIEYAGLKLYVLHTPGHTPGGVCFYSEDDHVIFVGDTLFHNGIGRTDLPGGNHDQLIESIKSKLIPLHDKTVVYPGHGPKTSIKEEKQFNPFLA
- a CDS encoding 3-keto-disaccharide hydrolase translates to MRWCFRSVLMVLFVVAGCTGLTLTQSKWKVHDPDRPLPDTVKPASCSTQESAGEAPGDAIILFDGENLSKWSSVKGGGPAKWTVKDGYMQVKPGAGDIITKDKFGDYQLHLEWASPENDKNGGQGKGNSGVFLANNYEIQILDCYNNPTYADGTAGAVYGQSPPAVNVCRKPGQWQTYDIVFHAPEFEDGKVTQPATVTVFHNGVLIQDHWVIKGMTLWKKRPYYKPHAEKMPIRLQDHSDQVKYRNIWLRPLD
- a CDS encoding cold-shock protein; this translates as MNEGTVKWFSDQKGYGFITPDDGSDDLFVHYSEVQMDGFSTLKENQKVTFEVGQGRKGLCAKNVSPA
- a CDS encoding SU10 major capsid protein; amino-acid sequence: MAFTGKATYSAGTTLPEIAEDVSDLIGIVSPYETPVLDALGDPLRAATSPHHEWLEDELLPNKDSVNDAAISDPTGETAFDVMNGTRFRVGDQIQIEGSGELILVTDVSGNTLSVVRGYAGTTPEAVADGQVVNILGNAALEGDDKPAVRFTNRKRCGNFTQIFTAGVEVSGTDLAASQLGLSDEMDYQKQERLRELIRDLENTVINGGSPVANAQGNNSVRRTMRGIFQSLETNVFAAGDAGLPAGTDLDEEKINYILRSIWENSNGNVDLIVCGGFQKRKINGMLSGMREYAASDTVFRDMVSMYESDFGVCKVVTTRWMPMDSVLLLDSSRISVLPMAGRSFHFKPLSSSGDYECGELIGEYTLELKNEAAHGLIRGLSTS